A stretch of Microbacterium sp. LWH3-1.2 DNA encodes these proteins:
- a CDS encoding pyridoxamine 5'-phosphate oxidase family protein: protein MAFDPRDVAAFVAFVRAEAQGVVATVSPSGAPEAALVGIAALDDGTLVFDTLVGSRKAENLRHDHRIAVVIGTGGSVSAQIDGFGTIVRGTLREEYGGAYNAQFPGSRALHPDFAVVVVRPAWVRVYDASESPANVTEARW from the coding sequence ATGGCGTTCGATCCCCGTGACGTTGCGGCATTCGTGGCCTTCGTGCGCGCCGAAGCGCAGGGTGTCGTCGCGACCGTGTCGCCATCGGGAGCGCCCGAGGCGGCGCTCGTCGGGATCGCCGCGCTCGACGACGGCACGCTCGTGTTCGACACGCTGGTGGGCTCGCGCAAGGCCGAGAACCTGCGCCACGACCACCGCATCGCGGTCGTCATCGGGACGGGAGGCTCCGTGTCGGCGCAGATCGACGGCTTCGGGACGATCGTGCGCGGCACCCTCCGCGAAGAGTACGGCGGCGCCTACAACGCGCAGTTCCCCGGCTCGCGCGCACTCCACCCGGACTTCGCGGTCGTCGTGGTCCGCCCCGCGTGGGTGCGGGTCTACGACGCATCGGAAAGCCCTGCGAACGTCACCGAAGCGCGCTGGTGA
- a CDS encoding carbohydrate kinase family protein yields the protein MSLADARVAVCGPASWNHLILLDRLPEPVPHMQFALGELHTLGGTSAGKALHLADRGVDVTLHALLHSDDDGRRVSAALDAAGVRVEAYPSERTERHANLMTAAGERVSLYLATPSAASLDTIDRIESALADADIAVVDLSEVGMAIVRRRLAGAAGAPIWTDLHDYDGSAEFHEPFLRVADVVFMNDDATDDPWSLMQSCLDRGPRLAVCTLGARGAVALTASGERATVDAVPVDPVDTNGAGDAFFAGFLAALLSGEDVNGCLAAGARQAVVALASEHLHPAVAAGGVTSALR from the coding sequence ATGTCGCTCGCTGACGCCCGGGTCGCCGTGTGCGGACCCGCCTCGTGGAACCATCTCATCCTCCTCGACCGGCTTCCCGAGCCGGTGCCGCACATGCAGTTCGCGCTCGGCGAGCTGCATACGCTCGGCGGGACGTCGGCCGGCAAGGCCTTGCACCTGGCTGACCGCGGGGTCGACGTGACGCTCCATGCGCTGCTGCACTCCGACGACGACGGCCGGCGTGTGTCGGCCGCGCTGGACGCGGCGGGGGTGCGGGTCGAGGCGTACCCGTCAGAGCGGACCGAGCGCCACGCGAACCTGATGACCGCGGCGGGGGAGCGCGTGAGTCTCTACCTCGCGACGCCGTCGGCGGCATCCCTCGACACGATCGATCGGATCGAGAGCGCCCTCGCCGACGCCGACATCGCGGTCGTCGACCTCAGCGAGGTCGGCATGGCGATCGTGCGGCGACGGCTCGCGGGCGCCGCAGGAGCCCCGATCTGGACCGACCTCCACGACTACGACGGTTCGGCGGAGTTCCATGAGCCGTTCCTCCGGGTCGCCGACGTCGTCTTCATGAACGACGACGCGACCGACGACCCGTGGTCGCTCATGCAGAGCTGCCTCGACCGGGGGCCGCGCCTCGCCGTCTGCACCCTCGGTGCACGGGGCGCCGTCGCGCTCACCGCGTCTGGGGAGCGCGCGACCGTCGACGCCGTCCCGGTCGATCCTGTCGACACGAACGGTGCCGGCGACGCGTTCTTCGCGGGCTTCCTGGCCGCCTTGCTCTCGGGTGAGGACGTGAACGGATGCCTCGCCGCCGGCGCCCGTCAGGCGGTCGTGGCCCTCGCGTCCGAGCATCTGCATCCGGCGGTCGCCGCCGGCGGCGTCACCAGCGCGCTTCGGTGA
- a CDS encoding GrpB family protein: protein MAVVVVPYSDEWPGQFERVAAELGRALEGIPVLAIEHVGSTSVPGLAAKPVIDIDVVVDRAHVDGAIRALVAAGYMHRGDLGVTDRESMAAPDDDPSRNVYVCVEGTLHLRNHLAVRSILRDRDDLRDRYGAIKTEIALDPAIGIETYLALKSPVLQEVLALSDLTDAEKRAIFALNTSF, encoded by the coding sequence ATGGCGGTCGTCGTCGTTCCCTACTCGGACGAGTGGCCCGGCCAGTTCGAGCGCGTGGCAGCCGAATTGGGACGAGCGCTCGAGGGCATCCCGGTTCTCGCGATCGAGCACGTGGGGTCGACCTCGGTACCCGGGTTGGCGGCGAAGCCGGTCATCGACATCGACGTCGTCGTCGATCGAGCTCACGTCGACGGCGCGATCAGGGCGCTCGTGGCCGCGGGGTACATGCATCGCGGGGATCTGGGCGTCACCGACCGGGAGTCGATGGCCGCACCCGACGACGACCCGAGCCGGAACGTCTACGTGTGCGTCGAGGGAACGCTGCACCTGCGGAACCACCTCGCGGTGCGATCGATCCTCCGCGACAGAGATGACCTCCGCGATCGGTACGGAGCGATCAAGACCGAGATCGCACTCGACCCCGCCATCGGCATCGAGACCTACCTCGCGCTCAAGTCGCCCGTGCTGCAGGAGGTGCTCGCGCTGTCCGACCTCACCGACGCGGAGAAGCGGGCCATCTTCGCCCTCAACACGAGCTTCTGA